In the genome of Oncorhynchus nerka isolate Pitt River linkage group LG4, Oner_Uvic_2.0, whole genome shotgun sequence, the window ATTTTAGATATTCAAGGTGTCCACTGAATGTTGCTAGACCTCAGTCTGAATTGTGTGTAGTTTAATCCATTCCATTGTATTCTGGTATTAACAAGTGACGCTGCAACTAATCACTGAAGATCCTAGAACAAGGATCAAGGACACACTGATTACTTGCACAAACGCATACGGTACACATATTACATCATGTATCTTAAGAGGATATAAACTGGGTAATTTATTCTGCAACAATCTTTTTGATTTGTTGCTGATTATTGTTCCCACTTGAATTGTATTAAACACGATTTATTGCATCTGTTGTAACTGAACTCTTTCCTGGGATCTGAGTTTTTTCTATAGCTGTGGTACTTACAACAGTGTTGCGAATAGCGCCCTCTGCTGGCAGTACAGTTACATTTTCATTACTCATCTGTCCCTCCAGTTCCCTGCTGGCAGTACCGGAGCGAAAATAGTGAGGTGGTCCAGCCAGATTTCGAACAAAACCATCTGCATGAGAGAAATATAAgatagtatgtgtctgtgtgtatgaagTATGAAGGTGTGTGAATATGGGGgaccaaatcaaataaaaatgtatttgtcacttaccgtgaaatgcttacatacaagcccggaggggatggctgctgttttacTGCCTCCTAAACAATTGTGCAattttgtgtgttagtgtactcACTGGCAACATGTGTGATGGGATTATATGTAGTCTTTCCCATGACGGGGCTAGCTGCAGGGCTGGACCTCTCCAGGGACGGCTGGGTGGACACAGGTACTGGTGTAGGTACGGTGATAACTGGACGAGCAGCCTGGTGTTCTGTCTTATCATGAGGGACCCTAAGGTCCCCTCCaccattaccagacactggctccAGCCCTCCTTTGTCCTTCCCAGTGGGCCTTTCCCTCCCACGGTCTCCACTGTCACacccagaccctgacctagagacaGGCTCCTCTTTCTTCCTCGGCCTGGGCATTACATGACGTGGCATTCTCCTTGTGGTCCTCTTCTCTAGAATCATCTTTTTCACAGGACAGATGAAAAAGTCACAGTATCTACAATCATTTTTATCTGTCATTCATTCCTGAACACCTGTCTCATGTTCTATGTTTGGTTCGCTTACGGTGGACCATTACTGCCAAGTTTTTAACAGTTACTAATACAGTGTTAAAATAATTCCTTTCAGGGGATTatgactgtgtgtatatatacactgctcaaaataataaagggaacacttaaacaacacaatgtaactccaagtcaatcacacttctgtgaaatcaaactgtccacttaggaagcaacactgattgacaatacatttcacatgcttttgtgcaaatggaatagacaaaaaTGGAAAttttaggcaattagcaagacacccccaataaaggagtggttctgcaggtggtgaccacagaccacttctcagttcctatgcttccggctgatgttttggtcacttttgaatgctggcggtgctttcactctagtggtagcatgagacggagtctacaacccacacaagtggctcaggtagtgcagctcatccaggatgacacatcaatgcgagctgtggcaagaaggtttgctgtgtctgtcagcgtagtgtccagagcatggaggcgctaccaggagacaggccagtacatcaggagacgtggaggaggccgtaggagggcaacaacccagcagcaggaccgctacctccgcctttgtgcaaggaggagcaggaggagcactgccagagccctgcaaaatgacctccagcaggccacaaatgtgcatgtgtctgctcaaacagtcagaaacagactcaatgagggtggtatgagggcccgacgtccacaggtggggggttgtgcttacagcccaacaccaccgtgcaggacgttttgcatttgccagagaacaccaagattggcaaattcgccactggcgccttgtgctcttcacagatgaaagcaggttcacactgagcacatgtgacagacgtgacagaatctggagacgccgtggagaacgttctgctgcctgcctcatcctccagcatgaccggtttggcggtgggtcagtcatggtgtggggtggcatttctttgggggggccgcacagccctcccaatgtacctatgatgaaaattacaggcctctcatctttttaagtgggagaacttgcacaattggtggccgactaaatacttttttgccccactgtatgtatgcatgtatgtatgtatgtatgtatgtatgtatgtatgtgcgcgcacacacacacacaatgagacagGTGTTCAGTTcatcatcctctctcccctcagtatTACCTCATACAGTTTATTACGGTACTGAACCACCGACAACTGGACATCATCATCCACAGGCAGGATCACATCAGAGTCCAGACCTGGCTccttggctgggttgtggaatCTCCAGTGATATGAAGAGGAAAAACGTGAAGACAGCGCAACACAAATAGATGTATCCATTGTTAAATCCAAGACTAGCCATGCATACTGACTTAACAAATCGCACTACTCAGTAAAATTGTAACATAAACAAACAAAACGGAAAACACTTTGGCTGTATCCCGAACGGCACACTATTCCCAATAtagggaccctggtcaaaagtagtgcactatgtagggaacagggtgccatttaagaagcagcctacatactgtatatattaacaTGCCTGAACATAAACCCTTTGGTTATAACAGAAATGATCAGCATTGGCATCACTAGAGGATTCACGCATTATGTCATCAAATAGCTTTGGGTTACTGGCTGGGTTACTCTAAAGCTCCTCGTGACAACTGCTGATTTAAAAAGGACTTCATAAAACACATTTGACTGGACATGATTGATAACCATGTATGAAATGGAGCACAAAAGCCTATATAAAGCTCCTATAAAGCACATTGCACTACATTTTAATGTATGAGATGTGCTGTATAAGGTACCTGGAGACATAGAGGTGCTGCAGGGCCTGCTCAGCAGTCAGTCTCTTGTCTGGGTTGAACACCAGCAGGCGACGCACCAGGTCTAGGGCATCTGGAGGCACCGACGGCTGCAGAAGATCCTCTAGAGGCACCTGGGGCCtggacacagacaaacacagtgcAGCGCAGTGAATACATGTCTACAAATGTCTAGACAGCTGACTCAGCACCTTTAAATAGTTTACTTCTGTTGGACCAAGTAGATTTCCACTATGACTTACTTCAGTAGCATCCTCTGAATCACAGAAGCACCATACTCAGATCTGATCGAAAGTAcgtctgaaaaaaaaaaaatcacaaatcaCTACTAAGGTAATGATCAGTTGGTCAGTTAGGGGCATAACAACTTGATTCCTACAACTAGTGCTCAACAACCAAATAGCACACTAGTAATGATCTGTGAACCCTGCAGCGAGGACTTAATACTCACCCTCTGGGCTAGGGTGTGGAATTGCACTCATGATTTTCTCTATCTGGTTGATGGTGGAAGTTCCAGGGAAAAGGGGCTGCCCAAGTAGCATCTCTCCTAGGATACAACCTATACTCCACATGTCTACCCCCTTTGTGTATCTGTAGAAGAAATCAAAGACTTTTCATGGACTGACTTCTAATATGCAGGTTTCTGCATGGCTACTACTTACTCACATCAAGTACATTGATGTCGCAAAAGGGCAACTCATTTTACCATTACAAACTTACAATAACAATATTTAATTTGTACAGCGCATTTCTCACCCTCAGCCCACATCATTTtcaatggcagagagagagaaagagaaacatatACATTCAAAAGTggagaaaaataaagaaataaatatatatatatatacacttcatattcatcatctccagctcCACCCTCAACATCATGTGAAAATGGCGCTTTTCTATGTTTGGTAGTAGTATTTCCAATGACGTCATCTAATTTAACCAATTATGGATGTGTGCATTTCACCTATATATATAAGGTGAAATGCACACATCCATACAAAACATAATCTGGTGTGCGTCATGTGATTTTTATCAACAATGAGTAGGAAATGCCTACTCATTATTGGTTAAATCAGATGATAGAAAAGCACCATTTTCACAAATGTTGATGCTAGGGGGGTGGAGCTAGAGATGATGAAtatcaagtacacacacacacacacacacacacaccacccccctgatgttattttaatggacaaaaaaattgcttttctttcaaaaacaaggacatttctaagtgaccccaaacttttgaacggtagtatatatatatatatattcaagccTAAAGGAATGGCTCAGATACTTGGGAAAAGTAGGCCGTACAGTGCACTGCTCCATGTAATCCCAGTGCGTGTGTACCTTGAAGAACCCAGCAGGATCTCAGGAGCTCTGTACCACCGCGTCGCCACATACTCTGTCAGCGCCGGGTTCCCAGCATCCTCCTGGATCTGGCAGAGAGACCTCGCTAAACCGAAGTCACAAAGTTTCACAAAGCAATCCGTGTCAAGTAGAATATTGGAGGGCTATGGGAAGAGAAAACTCAATTCAATCATGTCATCAAAATAGTTATTCTCCAGATAAACAAAAGAAGAATTGGATAGCATCACCCATACTGGTGGCACCAGCGCATCTGCAAATGCAATAATCTCAATATGCACAGTTCTTAGTACATTGACAATTTAACCATTGTACTGTACCTTCTGGTCTCTGTGGATGACATTGCCTGAGTGCAGGTATTTGGTGGCCTTGAGGAGTTGATGCATGACATAGCGTTTATGGATGTCTTTCAGCAGGTTGCCTTTCTTTATCACCGCGTGCAGGTCGGTGTCTGCAACACAAAGGTGGTAAAAACACTAATAACCAACAGGAATCGTAACCAAATGAAATCATCCAGAATTGTACATTCATTCATACCACACTTAGAATAATGACACTTTGAAAACACCTTTCCACAAACACACAATGAACCACAAACACAAGATTAATGTAGCAGTCAAGTGAAGGACAAATCAGACATGTCACGTTTTCCCATAAACAATCTACGCACTCCTGCAGTGTGGCGGTGGGCGAATGCCAGGGGCACCAGGTGCAGTGATGCGGGTCCACACACTAAGAGATTAGACtgcagggaacagagagaagtcCAATATGTGGACTCAGCATGCATAGTAGGCAGCCAAGAGGAGAGGAGCCCTCCCCCATCACCCTTTCCTCTGGTGCCAGGTTTAAACTGCTGAATAACCTTGCAGCTTGCCTGCCTGCATTCTTTGTGCTGTTATTTTAAAATGGCCGACCCAATCAAATTTAGCACAGggtagacacctgaaaccccacctctttaaggaatacctaggataggataaagtaatccttctccccccctaaaagacctagatgcactattgtaaagtggctgttccactggatgtcataaggtgaaagcaccaatttgtaagtcgctctggataagagcgtctgctaaatgacttaaatgtaaatgtaaatgggtaggtgggtaggtggccAATAACAAATACTGTGGCAAAGCcttgaaaatgtatttttgtagacatcagggtgatttacacaATCAAGTTGTCAATGCAAGCATCctgcatgtacagtaccagtcaaaagtttggacacacctactcatttaagggtttttccttatttttactattttctacattgtagaataatagtgaagacatcaacactatcaaataacacatatggaatcatgtagtaacctaaaaagtgttaaacaaatcaaaatatattttagattattcaaagtagccaccctttgcacactcttggcattctctcaaccagcttcatgaggaatgcttttctaaatgtcttgaaggagttcccacatatgctgagcacttgttgggtgcttttccttcactctgcggtccaactcatcccaaaccatctcaattgggttgaggtcgggtgattgtggaggccaggtcatctgatgcagcactccata includes:
- the LOC115128684 gene encoding mitogen-activated protein kinase 15-like isoform X1; protein product: MNVTEVEDHISMKYEIKKRLGKGAYGIVWKAVDRQTGEVVAVKKIFDAFRNRTDAQRTFREIMFLQEFGDHANIVKLLNVIRAQNDKDIYLVFEYMDTDLHAVIKKGNLLKDIHKRYVMHQLLKATKYLHSGNVIHRDQKPSNILLDTDCFVKLCDFGLARSLCQIQEDAGNPALTEYVATRWYRAPEILLGSSRYTKGVDMWSIGCILGEMLLGQPLFPGTSTINQIEKIMSAIPHPSPEDVLSIRSEYGASVIQRMLLKPQVPLEDLLQPSVPPDALDLVRRLLVFNPDKRLTAEQALQHLYVSRFHNPAKEPGLDSDVILPVDDDVQLSVVQYRNKLYEMILEKRTTRRMPRHVMPRPRKKEEPVSRSGSGCDSGDRGRERPTGKDKGGLEPVSGNGGGDLRVPHDKTEHQAARPVITVPTPVPVSTQPSLERSSPAASPVMGKTTYNPITHVANGFVRNLAGPPHYFRSGTASRELEGQMSNENVTVLPAEGAIRNTVSMEQILQRGRSAPVSRTRSFSLTLSHPQNNPLVRRDDPSVSSGMCVSSAHLNQRSQSQSREARPPPPRFSKKVFQCNANMAAAGDPRAKLGSYSQAYGTINKTELDNLMRSRHHQ
- the LOC115128684 gene encoding mitogen-activated protein kinase 15-like isoform X3; this encodes MHQLLKATKYLHSGNVIHRDQKPSNILLDTDCFVKLCDFGLARSLCQIQEDAGNPALTEYVATRWYRAPEILLGSSRYTKGVDMWSIGCILGEMLLGQPLFPGTSTINQIEKIMSAIPHPSPEDVLSIRSEYGASVIQRMLLKPQVPLEDLLQPSVPPDALDLVRRLLVFNPDKRLTAEQALQHLYVSRFHNPAKEPGLDSDVILPVDDDVQLSVVQYRNKLYEMILEKRTTRRMPRHVMPRPRKKEEPVSRSGSGCDSGDRGRERPTGKDKGGLEPVSGNGGGDLRVPHDKTEHQAARPVITVPTPVPVSTQPSLERSSPAASPVMGKTTYNPITHVANGFVRNLAGPPHYFRSGTASRELEGQMSNENVTVLPAEGAIRNTVSMEQILQRGRSAPVSRTRSFSLTLSHPQNNPLVRRDDPSVSSGMCVSSAHLNQRSQSQSREARPPPPRFSKKVFQCNANMAAAGDPRAKLGSYSQAYGTINKTELDNLMRSRHHQ
- the LOC115128684 gene encoding extracellular signal-regulated kinase 2-like isoform X2, translating into MNVTEVEDHISMKYEIKKRLGKGAYGIVWKAVDRQTGEVVAVKKIFDAFRNRTDAQRTFREIMFLQEFGDHANIVKLLNVIRAQNDKDIYLVFEYMDTDLHAVIKKGNLLKDIHKRYVMHQLLKATKYLHSGNVIHRDQKPSNILLDTDCFVKLCDFGLARSLCQIQEDAGNPALTEYVATRWYRAPEILLGSSRYTKGVDMWSIGCILGEMLLGQPLFPGTSTINQIEKIMSAIPHPSPEDVLSIRSEYGASVIQRMLLKPQVPLEDLLQPSVPPDALDLVRRLLVFNPDKRLTAEQALQHLYVSRFHNPAKEPGLDSDVILPVDDDVQLSVVQYRNKLYEMILEKRTTRRMPRHVMPRPRKKEEPVSRSGSGCDSGDRGRERPTGKDKGGLEPVSGNGGGDLRVPHDKTEHQAARPVITVPTPVPVSTQPSLERSSPAASPVMGKTTYNPITHVANGFVRNLAGPPHYFRSGTASRELEGQMSNENVTVLPAEGAIRNTVSMEQILQRGRSAPVSRTRSFSLTLSHPQNNPLVRRDDPSVSSGMCVSSAHLIFSPSGPFGG